GGCTCAGACTGTCCATGAATAGTTCAAACATTATACCGTATGTCCCTGTATGGAGATGACACTGTCATCTTGTTGCATAATGTTGGCGATTCATCATGCCACAgattatcattatttaattcATCTTATTTTATGTCTGGATTTAAAATTAACTGGCTAAAATCCATATTGACACCCCTTAAAGGATCTGAAGCTGAAGTCAGTGAACCGCTTTAGATATTTAAGTACTGATGTTTTCTCAACTATCGACAAAGCCTGAACACAAGGTCCATTAGAAATATTAGTTAGTCACACTTAAAGAAGTTTAGTTTGcacttttttctcttgtttcatatatatgtatatataaggttacatatatataatggtgtgtgtgtgtgttgatttgcCCTCCAAACATTGAAGTGAACATTATGGGAAGATGCATCACTGGTGTGACTATGTGCTGTAGCTGACGTGCTATTGACCCATTTTCTATtctgttttaagacataaaacaataaaaaaaaatgatcacaaaaaTGAGGATCAATCTGACATCTTTGTGCAACTGATTAAGTATCTCATGCTGAAAAACTTCTGCTGGGACGATATTATCAAATTTCCAGGCACCTTCGACAAACATTCCCAGTGGTTGCAGGTGCCATGCACAAAAGTGGAGCAGCTTCATCTCCCACTCATTGTGTAGATgctatcagtgtgtgtgtgtgtgtgtgtgtgtgtgtgtgtgtgtgtgtgtgtgtgtgtgtgtctgggccCTCTGACAGACATGCTGTGGTTGTTCACAGGTGCACTGCTTGCTCTGGTGCAGGAAAGCCTTCATTCACATTTCAACCACTGAAGACTTTAATGTGTACATGGCTGCAGTGAATGCTGGATTCTGATTGGCTTGAGAGTGTGCATCATTTTCCAACACAGCTCTGAAGTATCGTTCTAactttttcttcatgtctggAAGGCTGCTCAAACTCTTGATTTGTCTCTAATTATCAGTCTTCATCAACAAAGTAAATGAAATCTAGTTAactagaagtataaagtagcataaaattgTTATAATGATGTAATTGTCTGCAGTACTAAcgttactttccacctctggtTGAAGAGACAAAGTCAACAGGGAATTAAAGAGAAATGCCACTTATTTAAATGAACAGTCTGACATAATGAGACATACTCATTACATCCTCACTCACTGCCCTCCAGTCTAGATCTAGACCTAGAAAAGATCCCCTAGAggaactaattaaaaaaaatccacaatgcACTGAAAAGAGTAGTGTCCATGACAAATACACTGCTTTCTGCTGAcagtcccacaatgcaatgtgcTGCATTTTATAGATACAAAAATTACTGTTgtgtgactctacagctgacaaTGATGACACAGAATGATATTTAGCAAGTCTTCAAAATCTCAGTTTACTTCTCACTATAGAGTAAACGGCTCATTGCTGTCTATTAAATATGGAggagtgaatgaatgaagtaGGCAGTGATTTCAGAAGGTTCAGATCAGCTTTAGCCCTGTGTAAAAAAACGCAgctctctcattcatttgaatgggacATGATGTGGGAAGGCGCTGcaatcacacactgtacatgcaagCACATATTACTGGTGGATTCATTTGTAACGTGAACAGaatatttatagttttaacCTCTTGATTGTCATGAAAACCTGTCTCCAAGGGACTCTGGGATGTTTAGCTGGAGGGGTCTGGATCTCTTGGGCCCTGTGACGCCAACACTGTATATGTCTACCAAGTCAAGCTGCTGCTTATACTTGCAAACTCTTAATACTGACACCTTGTCCGCACTGGTCGAGTAGCACAGAGGCTGCAGTCCTCCGTCAGTGTACACTGACACTGAGCACTACCTGGTCTCTTAAGCACAGCGTCTACACTGATGGAGGACTGACAAAAATACATCCTAAAACTACAGTTAGGGTTGCAGTTATGCACATAAAGATGAGTGAAATGAGCTGTTACGCAGCTGACGGAGACAGCTGTATTTCATGGATTTGAAGCTCATCTGTTCCATGCATGTGAGGCAGACAACTCAGAATATAGCTTAAATGTTTCCTCTGTAGATGAACCTCTAGGtcctcagtatgcttcaaacaatcTAGTTTAGTCCGACCAAACTTAAAGGCAAAGTCTTTTTCCTGTTCTGTACTTTCTTCCCTCAACACTGTTGTCAGATCCCCAACCCCTGATGTGGGGAAGGGTTTTAAGACTGTGTTAGACAAGCACTGTATTGGCAGGACTCAGAGACCCTCTGACTAGGGTTTACTGACCATACCTCCATCAAAATTCAAAACCAAGGTCACCAAGTTTTTATGGTTGTGGCCCTCAGGCTCTGGCTCTTTGGTGTTGTCATGTGGAAAGTTGTAAAACACTTATTTCACTACTCTAGACAGATGCTTgctgtgtaaacacactgcaCGTCCTCATAGAACTGAGACGGATGAAGCTCAAACTGCTGATTTGGTGTTTTTTCTTCGCAGTGTTGGAGCAGTATGGACAGCatgaagcagaagcagcagagacCATCAGTGCTGCGTCAGGTTTCCATAACAACCTCCAGACAACAACGTGGTACGCAGGCATTTCAGTGTCCTCAGCTGCACATCAGCAACATCATCATTCTGCATGAAAGTCATTATATGTGTACTGGCGTTTTTAGGTATgcttcattttgtatttttccagtGTGCACAAACATGACTGGTGTTATATAAATTTTGCAACTAGCCTTTAGAGACACAGGCATTGTTACCCAGAGCAGAGGACCTGCTGACAACTTGGTGTGTTATGGTGTTTTTCTGGGACTTACCAACCTGCAACTGAACTTGTAGCCGTTGTTTCTGGTTCCTTCAGGAGCTGGTACTAAATCAAGTTCCAGGCACTTGCAGGAGGGCAGGGGACGCTGGCAGGGCTGTTGCCCACAATTGGTCAAGTAGATGTGTCATCATATCTCaactacaacaaacacaacGACATAGCAGTAACAATCATTTCACCTTTTCACTTTGTGGGTACAGCGGTGaagactttttaaactttttattatGCTGAACAATGGAGAGGACATTTTGGACAAGTGACATACGTGTTCGTGTGTCGTCTGTTCAATGATGCACATCTGAGCCTTTGTGGCTTGTAACACAGTTGAAGGCAGGACCGACCACCTTTGCCCTCAAAGGTTCAGGATATAGGAAGCTCCAGATTACAGGTCGTTAAGTCTCAATAATAGAAAAACACCATTAGACTACCTGAAAGCCCTGTGTTGTTAAATCTATGGTCTTTATGTGTTTTCTGAACcctaataaaatgaaacaattaattgaatttTAAGACCATCTCTACCTGTTTGTACAGCAGAACGTTAGTAATGGCAGCTTCTTGTATTGTAtttgaaacagaataaaagctTAAATCAATGCTCTTTCCTCCACTTTGAAGAAAACGGTGCATCTGAAGCCATCTCCATTTGCAAGGAAGAGGCAGATGCAAGCAGGTCCTCTTCACCACACATGGGCTCCTCTGCCAGCCAAGGCCATCATTTGCTGCCCATGAGGAGAGACGGTCCAAAGCAGAGCTCCAGAGAGGCCAGGCTTCATGAAGGGTGACTGTCTCCCATTCTCACTGAATGACTAATTATGCTATTAACTCAGTGCAACGTAGGATCACAAGGACATTTAATGAATGGGTTGACTAAAAATATGTTGGAGTGAAAAACTGAGATATGTTTGGATACTGGAATGAAGTTTAAATGACTGCAGGTTCTTCCCTGGTGGAACGGTGGTCCAGTTCTTTATCCGTGTAAGAAACCTAAAGGGGGCATGGGGATTGGTCCATCTGGTCTACATGTGTTTTGTGGGCTTGGAGAAGGAAACCCGTGACTGTGTCCCTTGCGGTGTCTTCTGGGGTGGTGTTTTGGGAGTACGGGACCGGTGTTGCTACTACAAGCAGCGTCCATACTCAAACATGCTCTCAGTGGGTCTTGGACTCGGTTTGGCAGGTGTAATGGTGCCATGTCAGCAGTAATGTCAGGCTTTAACGGTGAAGAGGGAGCTGAGCCTAACAGCCGACTTCTGTTACTTTTACAAGTTTTACAGTTGCTGATCTCAACAGCCGACTTCCACACAGCCTTGAAGCTCTGCTGCTCAGGGTGACAACATGTGGAAGGCAACTAATTTCAGCTATAAACAAGGGAGCTTTATTCCATCTTTATTCCAGTGTGCAAATCTCTCTCAGTTTTTACTGATAGGTCAGGTTTTCCCCATAGCTCTCCCTCGTACAACAGTTTTGAAAGTAGTTCCAGACACACTGACGGTTCTTGATATCATTGAGATATTTCTGTTCCCTCCAGCATCCCAGAGAGCGCCAGTGCTCTGTTTGTGAGTGGCCTCTGCCGCTGGCCTGGCTGTGATGCAGTGTCTGAAGATTTCCCTAGTTTCTTAAAGTAAGTATTGTGCTGAATACTTCATTCATTGAATCTGTTGTCACTGAAGTGTTGTTGGGAATGGATTACTGTTCAGGGTTCTGGTAGGTTTAGGAGAAACATACATTGACGAGAGACTTCAGCACAACACCAGGCCTACTGAATTGTTGAAACGGTCCAAAAAATGTTGGACTGTTCCTTTAAGTTTGATCTATTCTGTCTTGTAGACATCTCCATTCTGAACACAGTCATGGTGAAAGAAGCATTGCTCAGTGGAGGATCCAGCAGGATATTGTTCAGTGCTTGGAGAGTCAGGTGAGGTCTGGAAAAATCTCAGCTGCCTAATAGACCATGAATGCTCTGGTCCAAACAGGATCTGCAGGCTGTCTTCTCCAAACACTAGATCTGGCTTTTAAGACTTATGTTACTTTGTATATAACATGTGGGCAACAAACTGTAGgtataaaaagcaaataaatagtaaaaatgaaGGGGGAAatggtggcagcagcagcagcagagattgCATGAAGAGTTTCTACAGTAATAACAACAGTTTTGGGGTTTATGGTTAGTTACATGCTGGAACTATTTCATGGtgaacaacagtcaggtgcagTGACTGTGTGCAGCTTCCTGAAGTCTTGTCATCAAAGCATCTAAACCTGTGCTTGCTGTATCTGGCAAGATGCTGCACAAAAGTGCTGGGTGGATGAGTAAGTTGTTGTTCAGCTGGTAACAATCCCTAAAAGCACGAATGACACACAACATATATGTATAccatcagtgagctttagaggagTTAGCAGGTgcatttttaacaactttttgttgaaaatgttagtttttgtagacaaataaacaggaaaaatatCCAAACATAcattgagaaaaacaaacaaacaaacaaaactatatCCTGACTCCGTCTCTGTACTGAACCAACTCAACATCTGTGCAGTGATtctccaaaatgttgaactactgctttaacatttacattCTGTCAGTCTCTGCAGCCGTAAGTTTatcacaaaacatattttgctcatgcaaaatatttgcatatgaaCATAATTTGTAGAATATCTGGTTGTGTATGAATTAACAGCTTTGAGCATTAGTAAGTTAATTAGTTCCTCCTGAGTTTACCAAAGACACAACAAacagggtttgtttgtttgcattctGCTCATATCTGTAACACATTGTTGATGTGAAGCTACTACAACTGAGACTAACTTTAACTGATTACTAACTAACTCTCTACAGGTCTCAAGTTGAAGACTGTGGTGTAAATCAAACATGggcattctctctctttttttagcTCATCCTGGAAAAACAGAAACTCATTGCGATGCAACTCCATCTGCGCCTCTCTGAACACAAATACACTGATTTGGTATGTTGGCTCTGATCCCTCTCAGCTTTTGCTTCCAGGCTCATTTGCTtgattttaaagatttgttttgtCTAGCTTCAAGAAGTTTGAGAAAACATAATGCTTGAATCCTTTCAGCCTGTTGAAAAATCAGATGAAACTGTGTTGATGTTTACCTCCATCATTCCCTGCAGAAGGCAGCTTCTGATTGGCCGTACAGCCTTCCTCTGTTCCTGCCTCAGCCTCAGGTAGCGGAGGGAGACAGAGTGCAACAATGGGGAGTTAAACATCTGGAGGAGTTGGCCCAGCACGGCTTCAGAGCTGCTGGTTCTTCCCACCTTCTGCCAGGTAACAGTTTGGCCTGttatgaacaaaaacagaaccaGCAGTAATCAATCTGCAAGTCCCGGTCTGAGAGGAACAGGGACACATTTCATGTGTTCAGTTCAAAACCAAGTCttataatgtttttgttacttCCTACCTTACATTCCTCCATACAGCACAGCCACATCTGGCCATTCAAATATATCATAATCATAAGAAGCCTTTCTCAGTCTACATGGCATGTGAACTGTCATGGATCCAAACTCCTGGAGGGCTTCCTTCTCCACCATTAAATCAGGATACTTGAGGTTGAACTTTCACATGCATTTCATATCAACCAGCAGCAAACCATTTAGATTTTGAATATGAGGTTGATTTGATCACaaatacacttaaaaatgtGCTTTGACGTCTCGGTACATGTGAGGTCTGATGTCTCATTTAAACATAACATATAAAACCTTCTGGATGATAAACTTTGCTCTCAGAGTGGAAATTTGATATTTGTTATTGCTAAATTAGTTTGGATGAAGGTACATTTAtggttcatgtttttatcataCAACAGTTCAGCCTCTGTGCACTTATAATAATGCATAATGTCCTTTTTATACAGATTTTGAGTCGCCTGAACATTGTACTACACATATTTTCTGCTGTTCAATAAAATCTGACATCACTCTCCATGCTGTCCTTACATGCTCTCATGTGATGGGACACAACTGCTGCAGAATGTTTCCCACCAACACACataatagtaatattaataataataacaacaactataataataataataatgataataataatcccATGTGTTTGCTGATCTGAGGACGTTTCACTGTTGTTGTACAGATCTGGTCCCCAGTATGGAGTGTTACAAATACAATAACATCAGGCCTCCGTACACCTACGCCTACCTGATCAGATGGGTAAGTTTTCAAAGGCGGCTGATataaacagtttatttatttgtgaggTTGTTCTGTTTATCATTTCTCACTGTGTCTGACTGTTTGCAGTCTATCCTGGAGTCTCCAGACAAACAACGCACTCTGAATGAGATCTACAACTGGTTCACCACCATGTTCTTCTATTTCAGACACAACACCGCCACCTGGAAGGTTTGAACTGCTCATATTTAACATTCACTCTTAAAtcatatgttttattacagTGTCGCAGCTTTATGGCAAATGTCACTTGCTAGATTATTTATGTGTACTGGAGTCACGCTGGGATGACACCAGTACTTCAAACACTCAACAACTGGAATTGCATCACATTCAGGTTTGGTGAGCTGGTCAAAGATAGCATCACTGCTGAGGCGGTTATACTATAGTGAAAAATGGAGGAACAAGACTGGATTACTAATGGGGGAACTGCCCAGAGGCCCCAGACCCCCAAAGTCCCCTAGAGACCCTGATCCACTGCGTTTCAGTTGGTTTTTATTAATTCAGTTTGAACCTCAAAGTGGGTCCTCAGTATTATCTAATGATGTGGTTCTGTCTGGAGAGGGGTAGTGTCCTTACATGCTACATAACTCTCATGTTTCTCTAATGAAAGTCATCGTCTACATAGCGAGCTGGTTACATAACTACATGAAAAAGTGGAGATGAGATCAGCTCAGCTGGTCTTCATtccccttcagacatgtttaTCTCCAGACAGGTTTTACACAAATCACTTTGTTTAGATCCTTAGAAAAACATCTCCTTATCCttcatttaataaattaattaaagtagaaaatattctacccccccccccccccccctcaccccagTGAAGACGTCTCCTCCTTCTGGatcacgattggctccaaactagttgtgatgtcacaaatcgtgCTCGTGGTTCACGTGTTTAACTGAGATTGaaggtgaacacagagagaCTTTACTCCTTCAGCAACATGTGATTATGTCATAcatagagacagaaaacatccaTGTTTAAGACGTTCCCAGCGATGGgttttatgggaaatgtagtctgAATGTTTCCACACGTATCACTGTGTCATGTTCTGGTTGTGCTGTGGTTTAGTGAGATGTTTAAGTAACTGATGACAGACAATGTAACAACACAAACCCAGATGTGTTTTCCATCTAACAACATATTTTACCTAACTCACCTTCCTGTTCTACCCAGAATGCCGTGCGTCACAACCTCAGCCTGCACAAGTGTTTTGTGcgggtggagggagggaagggagcAGTGTGGACGGTGGATGAAACAGAGTACCAGCGGAGGAAGGGACAGAAGTATCACAGGTACGAATGCTACACTGTGGGCAGATATTAGTCCTCTAAGCCGCTTCAGTGCCACCGCtgcaggaaggaaggagggaagtagagaagaggagaaaagaggaaggtaaGGGGGGGTagggagggaagaaaggagGTAGGTATGAAATGTGAAAGGtagagaaggaaaaaaggagagaggaaaggaacaGACGGAGGAGGTAGGAAAGGAAACGAGAGGGTAGAGCACAAAGAGGTAGAGAAGGAAAGGTGGAGGAGGTGAAAGAGAGAAGTAGAGTGACGGCAGTTAAACGActacagaggaaacacaaactCAGTTTCTGCGTATCAAGCAGACTGAAATTCAACCGCCAATATCTTCTCATATTAATaagacagtaaaaaataaatgtaaggAGATTGTAATtactcagtgtttgtgtgtgtggtttttcaGGGACTGTCCTGTGAAGTGGCTCACATCCTACTCTCATTACTGAACCCTGAACACCAGCAGGCGGCAGCACTGAGTCACTCCAACATCTGGAGTCGCATCCACATGTTCTGCTTTGCTGTAACTGCCGATTGGACTGACGAACGTGTTGAGACGTCTGTGGGAGTATTTTGTGTTCTGTTAAAAATGGCTGCACTGTTTGTAACGTGAAGATATTTTGTACCTGGCAGAGTTTTTGTGATCTCTCAGTTTTGATGCAAAATAAATTAAGCAAACATTTTTAGGATGTTTCGCCTTCAGCCGTATTTGACCTGTTCATGACCACGTAATCTCTGCGTGCACGGAGCACGGAGCAGACCTTCACGTAATCTGTCATCGGCTGTTTTCACAACTATGATGCTGACTCTCACAAAAACTATTTGAAAGTGGGTCAACAACCTCTTAAACTCAGTCTTTCCTTTCCCACACACAACAACTTCAAAGGCAGCTGTGTGTTATCATCATACAGCGATCTGACTTGATTAAACTGATAATGAAacttaacagaaacagtgacacAACAAACCATCATTCGAAGGCCTTTAAAGGGTAAAgttggtgatattctatatatatatatatatatatatatatatatatgaatatttgattgTCTCGGGGACGGGTCGACACCAACAGTTAGTCACCGGTTAAATCAGTCGCCAGGAGCAGAAATACTCATAATGAATATTTCATCTGTCATcaggtttttctttattgtcatcGAAAGtctaaaataatttcatttcattcatttttttagaCTTAACACTTAAACATTGagtttttctattattatttgttgGAGTCAGAATCATATCTTTGTAGTGTTTAGACGTTAAtgtcacagaaatgaaatttaCACAAATAATTGTAATTAAACACTTAAGTGAATAAATACAATGTTGAAAATCCAAAGAATAAAAAGTTTTACACACTtaattgtattcattttatttattttgttttttaggaGACTTAGTGTCTCGTATTTAATCTGTTTGCATTATTCATGAATGTTCTTATTCAGTGTTTGTacataatgagtgtgtgtatgtgtgtgcatgtctgagtgtgtgtgtgtctgagtgtgtgtgtctgagtgtgtgagtgtgtgtgtgagtgtgtatgtgtgtgcgtgtatgtgtgtgagtgtgtgtgtgcgtgttgtg
This window of the Thunnus albacares chromosome 5, fThuAlb1.1, whole genome shotgun sequence genome carries:
- the foxp3b gene encoding forkhead box protein P1 isoform X1 — protein: MAGSVNSESAEASFSCRKHISCGITPPLNHFKVFPSKNLRKEEALHGGNTCWSSMDSMKQKQQRPSVLRQVSITTSRQQRENGASEAISICKEEADASRSSSPHMGSSASQGHHLLPMRRDGPKQSSREARLHEGIPESASALFVSGLCRWPGCDAVSEDFPSFLKHLHSEHSHGERSIAQWRIQQDIVQCLESQLILEKQKLIAMQLHLRLSEHKYTDLKAASDWPYSLPLFLPQPQVAEGDRVQQWGVKHLEELAQHGFRAAGSSHLLPDLVPSMECYKYNNIRPPYTYAYLIRWSILESPDKQRTLNEIYNWFTTMFFYFRHNTATWKNAVRHNLSLHKCFVRVEGGKGAVWTVDETEYQRRKGQKYHRDCPVKWLTSYSHY
- the foxp3b gene encoding forkhead box protein P1 isoform X2; protein product: MDSMKQKQQRPSVLRQVSITTSRQQRENGASEAISICKEEADASRSSSPHMGSSASQGHHLLPMRRDGPKQSSREARLHEGIPESASALFVSGLCRWPGCDAVSEDFPSFLKHLHSEHSHGERSIAQWRIQQDIVQCLESQLILEKQKLIAMQLHLRLSEHKYTDLKAASDWPYSLPLFLPQPQVAEGDRVQQWGVKHLEELAQHGFRAAGSSHLLPDLVPSMECYKYNNIRPPYTYAYLIRWSILESPDKQRTLNEIYNWFTTMFFYFRHNTATWKNAVRHNLSLHKCFVRVEGGKGAVWTVDETEYQRRKGQKYHRDCPVKWLTSYSHY
- the foxp3b gene encoding forkhead box protein P3 isoform X3 — protein: MKVIICVLAFLENGASEAISICKEEADASRSSSPHMGSSASQGHHLLPMRRDGPKQSSREARLHEGIPESASALFVSGLCRWPGCDAVSEDFPSFLKHLHSEHSHGERSIAQWRIQQDIVQCLESQLILEKQKLIAMQLHLRLSEHKYTDLKAASDWPYSLPLFLPQPQVAEGDRVQQWGVKHLEELAQHGFRAAGSSHLLPDLVPSMECYKYNNIRPPYTYAYLIRWSILESPDKQRTLNEIYNWFTTMFFYFRHNTATWKNAVRHNLSLHKCFVRVEGGKGAVWTVDETEYQRRKGQKYHRDCPVKWLTSYSHY